GGTCGGCCAGGGCCGAGCGGGGCAGGCCGACGGCCTCGGGCGTGACGGTGAACAGCCGCACCTGGCCGTCGCGGAACTCGGCCACGCTGGTCTCGCCCGTGGTGGTCATCTCGTCCATGCCGCCGCCGTGGACGACCCAGGCGCGGGTGGAGCCGAGGGCGCCCAGCACGCGGGCCAGGGGCTCGACCCAGCGATCTGCGAACACGCCCATGACCTGCCGTTGCGCCCCGGCCGGATTGGTCAGCGGCCCCAGCAGGTTGAAGATGGTCCGGAAGCCCAGCTCGGCTCGGATCGGAGAGACGTGGCGCATGGCGCCATGATGCGCCTGGGCGAACATGAAGCAGATGCCGGCCTCGTCGAGGGCCTGGCGCTGGCGGATCGCCGAGGCGGAGATGTTGACGCCCAGCTCTCCCAGGACATCGGCCGCGCCCGACTTGGACGACAGGGCCCGGTTGCCGTGCTTGGCGACCTTGATCCCGCCGCCGGCCACCACGAAGCCCACGGCGGTGGAGATGTTCAGCGTGTGCAGGCCGTCGCCGCCGGTGCCGCAGACGTCCATGGTCTCGTAGGGCAATTCCAGATGCACCGCGGCCTTGCGCATGGCGCGCGCGCAGGCGGTGATCTCGCCGATCGTCTCACCGCGCATCCGCATGGCGGTCACGGCGGCGGCGACTTGGGCCGGCGTCGGCTCGCCGCGCAGGCAGGCCGCGAAGAACTCTCCGGCGTCGTCCTCAGTGAGCGTCCCGCCATCGGCCAGGCGGCCCAGCAACGGCTTGAAGGCGTCTGACATGTCGCTAGGCGACTTCCAGGGGCGTGACGCCGGCAAGTTCCAGGAAGTTGGCCAACATCAAATGGCCGCCCTCGGTGGCGATGGATTCAGGGTGGAACTGCACGCCGTGGACTGGCCGGGTGCGGTGGGCGAAGCCCATGATCTCGCCGTCCTCGGTCCAGGCGGTGACCTCCAGCTCGGCGGGCAGGGTGTCGCGGTCCACCGACAGGCTGTGATAGCGGGTCGCCGTGAAGGGGTTGGGCACGCCCTTGAAGATCCCCTTGCCGGTGTGGCTGATGGCGCTGGTCTTGCCGTGCATCACCTGCTTGGCGCGGACCACGTCGCCGCCATAGGCCTGGCCGATGGCCTGGTGGCCCAGGCAGACGCCCAGGATCGGCAGGTCCGCCGGCGCCGCGCGCAGCAGCGGCAGGCAGATGCCCGCCTCGTTGGGCGTGCAGGGTCCGGGTGATAGCAGCACGCCCTGCGGATGAAGGCCGAGCGCCTCCTGAACGCTCAGGGCGTCGTTGCGATAGACAAGCGTCTCCGCGCCCAGCTCGTTCAGATAGTGAACCAGGTTGTAGGTGAAGCTGTCGTAGTTATCGATCACCAGGATCATAGGGGTTCTCTAGGCCGGGGCCGGGCCTGCGCCAAGAGCCCGCATTGCGGAGACGCGAACTTGGCGGGATGCTGTGGCCATGCCGCCCCCCGATTCCGCCCTCGACGCCGTGATGATCGCCAGAGCCCGGCGGTTGCTGGCCGGCCCCGAGGCCCAGGAGCGCGTCTGGCCCGCCCTGATCGCCGCGGCCTTCGCCGCCTCGACGGCCCTGGCGCTCGCCACCGCCATGATCCTGGCCCCACCGGTGACCACGACGCACATCGTGCAGAAGGCGCGCTAGACGAAGCGCCAGGCTTCTTGGGCCGCCTGCCGCAGGGCTCGGGCCTTGTGCAGGGTCTCGTCATACTCGGCGTCGGGGTCGCTGTCGGCGACCACCCCGCCGCCGGCCTGGACGTACATGGTCCCGTCCTTGAAGCAGGCGGTGCGCAGGACGATGCAGGTGTCCACCGAGCCGTCAGCGCCGAAATAGCCGACCGCCCCGGCATAGGCGATGCCGCGCTTCTCGATCTCCAGCTCGTCGATGATCTCCATGGCCCGCACCTTGGGCGCGCCCGAGAGCGTACCGGCGGGGAGGGCGGCCATCAGCACGTCGACGGGGTCCAGCCCCTCGGGCGCGTCGCCCTCGACATTGGAGACCAGGTGCATGACGTGGCTGTAGCGCTCGACGAAGAACGATCCGGTGACCCGCACGCGCGGGCCGCGCGAGGGTTGGGGGGGCTCGTTGGCGCCTGAGCTCTTCAGCATGGCGACCCGGCCCACGTCGTTGCGGCCCAGGTCCAGCAGCATCAAGTGCTCGGCCCGCTCCTTCGGGTCGGCGATCAGCTCGGCTTCGAGCCGGCGATCCTCCTCCGGCGTCGCGCCGCGGGGGCGGGTGCCGGCGATGGGCCGGATGGTGATCTTGCCGTCGCGCAGGCGCACTAGGATCTCAGGGGACGAGCCCGCGAGCTGGAAGTCCCCGAAGTTCAGATAGAACAGGAACGGCGAGGGGTTGGTCCGCCGCAGCGACCGGTAGAGGGCGAACGGGTCCAGGGCGAAGGGTGCGCGGAACCGGTGGCTGGGCACGACCTGGAAGATGTCCCCGGCCAGGATGTAGTCCTTCGCCCGCGCCACGATGCGGTGATAGTCCTCACGGCTCACGGGGGTGGTGAACCTGTCCGGCTGAGCCACGCCGTCGCCGGCCAGGGGCGGGGCCGAGCCCCGCAGGTCGGCCATCACCTCGGCCAGGCGAGCCTTGGCGTCTTCGTAGGCGGCCTTGGCGGTGATCTCCGAGGGGCGCACCGTGGTGACCAGCACGATCTCCTGGGCGATTGCGTCGAAGATCGCCACCATGGACGGCCGGGTCATCAGGCCGTCGGGCAGGTCCAGAGGGTCGGGATTGACGTTGGGCAGGCGCTCGACCAGCCGGATCATGTCGTAGCCGATGGCCCCGAACACCCCCGCCGACATGGGGGGCAGGCCCTCGGGCAGGTCCAACCGCGAGCGCGCCACCAGGTCGCGCAGCGAATCCAGAGCTCCGCCGGCCTGCGACTGGAAGCGGCCGGTCTCGATGTCGGGCCCGACGGCGATCTCGGCCTTGTCGCCCCGGCACCTCCAGACGAGGTCGGGCTTCATGGCGATCACCGAATAGCGGCCCCGGTGCGCGCCGCCCTCGACGCTCTCGAACAGGAAGGCGTAGGGCCGTCCGTGGGCGATCTTCAGATAGGCGGAGACCGGGGTCTCCAGGTCGTCGATGAGCCGGGTCCAGACTACCTGCGGCGCGCCTTGAGCATATTTCGCCTCAAAGTCCGCAAACGCAGGTTCAATGGTCACTTGCTCTTCTCCGCCTTGCCGGCGCCACCGGCCTTGCTGTCCTTTTCCAGGGGCGGGAGGCCGAGGGCCGCGCGCGCCTTGTCGGGATAGATCTTGACCTTCACCTCTTCGCGGGCCGCACGGCGGGCGGTTTCACCGACCTCGCGGAACAGGCCCATGGTCATCTGCGGCCGGGTCTCCTCGGTGATCCGGGCGAGGTTGGCCGGCGGCGGGGCGCGGACGCCTTCGAGCTTGGCGACCACCAGGCCGAAGCGCGGGTCCTGGGCGACGAAGACCTCGCCCGGCTTGGCGCCGAACGCCTTCATCAGGGCGTCGCGCGACAAGGCCTGGGACTGGCCGGCGTTCTGCCGATCCAGGCCGACCACGCGGGCGACCTTGGACCCGGCGGCGGTGGCGACCGCCTCCAGGGTCTCGCCCTTGTTCAGGCGCGCGACGAAGGTGTCGGCCTTGGCCTGCATGCGCTTGACCAGCTCCTGCATCATCCAGACGCGGATGAGTTGCGGCTTGATCTCGGCCAGGGGCGGCATGGACTTGGGGATGACCCGGTCGACGCGGACGGCGAAATACTCGCCATTGCCGATCTCCTGGATGTCGCTCTCGCCGCCGGCCGGCAGGCCGAAGGCGGCCTCCAGGATCTTCGGCGTCAGGCCCGGCACGGGCTGGCCTTGCGCGCCCGTGCCCTGGGCGGTGACCGGACCCACGGTCATGGCCGGCACGCCGGCCTTCTTGGCGGCGTCCGGCAGGTTGGCGCCCTCGGCGCGGGCGTCCTCATAGGCCTGGCTCAGGGCGTAGACCTTCTCGGATGCGGCGTCCTTGCGCAGCTCGGCCTCGATCTGCGGGCGGATCTGGTCCAGCGTCACGGTCTGGCCGGGCGTGATCTTGTCGACCCTGATCACCGCGAAGCCGAGCGCGCCCTGGATCGGGCCGGAAACCTCGCCGGCCTTGAGGGCGAAGGCGGCCTGGCCCACGCGCGGATCGGCGACCGCGGTGCGCGGCTTGTCGACATAGGTGATGGCCTCGACGCCCAGGGACTTGGCGATGGCCCCGGCGTCCTCGCCCTTGGCCAGGCGCGCGGCGATGGTCCTGGCCGCGGCGGCGTCCTTGGCGGGAATCTGGATCAGCGAGCGGGTCTCGGCCTTGGCCAGGGTGTCCTTGCGGAATTCAAAGCGCTTCTGGACCTCGGCCTCGTCGATCGGCAGCACGCCCTGGATCATCGCCGGGCTGAAGGCGACCACGGTCAGGATGCGCAGCTCGGGCCGGGTGAGCTGGGCTTCGTTCTGCTTCATGAAGGCTGTGAGCTGGGCGTCGGTGGGCAGCTTCGGCTGCTCGACGCTGCGCGGATCGATCGGGAAGTAGCCCACGTCCCTGGCTTCCAGCGAGTAGACCGCGCCAAGCGCGGTGTAGGCGCGCGGCACGCGCAGTCCGTTCACCATGGCCGAGATGGCGTGCGACTGGGCGATCTCGTCGCGCATGATGGTGTCGAACTTTTCGGGAGTCAGGCCGGCCTCGTTCAGCCGCTGCTGGTAGAGGGCCTTGTCGAAGGCGCCGGAGATCGGATTGAAGAAGGCCTGGATCTTGCGGATCTCCTTCTCCATCAGGCCGTCCGACGGACGGATGCCGGCCTTGTAGAGCAGCTCCCCGAACGCTTCCCGCGAGGCGAGCTCCTCGAGGACTCGGGCGTCCACGCGATTCTCGACCGCCATCTCGACGGTGACCGGCTGGCCCATCTCCTGCTCGGCGTTCTTGCGGAACTGGTCGAATTCCCGCTTGAAGTCGGCGGCGCTGACGCCGCGCGAGCCCGCGGTGATAACGTCGTTCGAGAAATTGCCCTTGAACACGTCGTTGATGCCGAAGATCGCGAAGCTGACGACCAGCAGGCCGATCAGCACGGCGGCGACCCAGGATTTCGCGAATCTGCGTGTGGCGGCGAGCATTTGACCTAACCTGAGCCTGTTCGGCATGAGCCGTGGAAACGGGGGTATAGTGGAGGCGGCTTCCCCCCCGCAAGCGCGTGACAGAAAGAGCGGCATGGCTTAACGCGCCTCGCAGCACCGCAAACGAGGCCCAGATGACCGCTCCCACCCCCCTGATCGCCGGCAATTGGAAGATGAACGGGGTCGCAGCCTCGCTGGCCGAGGCCCTCGCGACGGCCGCCGGGCTGGGCGAGACGACGACGCGAGTGGCGATCTGTCCGCCAGCGACCCTGACGGACCGCGCCGCCGCGGCGCTCAAGGACACCAAGGTGCTGGTCGGCGGCCAGGACTGCCGGGCAGAGACCTCCGGCGCCTTCACGGGCGATGTCTCCGCGGCCATGCTGGCCGACGCGGGAGCGAGCCTGGTGATCCTCGGCCACTCCGAGCGCCGCGCGGGCTATGGCGAGACCGACGCCCTCGTCGCCGCGAAGACCTCCGCCGCCCTGACGGCGGGCCTCGAGCCCATCGTCTGCGTCGGGGAGACCCTGGACGAACGCAAGGCCGGCAAGGCCCTGCAAATCGTCACCGGGCAGGTGAGGGGCTCCCTGCCGGCCGAGCTGGCGGGCAAGGCCTTCTCCGTGGCCTATGAGCCGGTCTGGGCCATCGGCACCGGCCTGACGCCCTCGACGGCCGAGATCGAGGAGGTCCATGTGGCCATCCGCGCCACCCTGGTCGAGATGTTCGGCGACCACGGCAAGACCCCGGCGATTCTCTATGGCGGTTCGGTGAAGCCCTCGAACGCCGCGGAAATCCTTCACGCGGCCGAGGTCGGCGGCGCCCTGGTCGGCGGCGCGTCCCTGAAGGCCGAGGACTTCCTGGCGATCATCCGGGCGCTCTAGACGCTCGGTCCCTTGAGCTCGACCGTATTGCCCTCAGGATCCTGCAGGTAGAGCGAGAACCCGTCGCCGTCAGCGCCGTAGCGCTCGCCCTCGTCGACGACCTTGACGCCGTGGGCCGCCAGGTACGCCCGTATGGCCGCCTCGTCGAAGGGGCGCACGCGCAGGCAGAAGTGGTCGAGGTTCCGGCCTTCGACGCCCGGCGCGGCCCCACCCATCGATCCGAGTCGCCCGTCGATGGTCACCAGGTCGATGAGGTCGTCGCCGATACGCAGGTGGGTCAGGCCGAGCTCGGGGCGGTCCCAATCGACGCTGGCGCCCAGGACATCCGAATAGAAGGCGACCATCGCCGCCTTGTCCCGGATCCGCAGGACGATGTGGTCGAAGCCAGCGAGGGTGATCGGATTTTGGGTCATGGGCCTCAGATCGGGCTTTCCCGCCTCAAAGCAAGAGGCCGAACAGACGGCAGTCGCGGCGTTCGCCATCGCGCAGCACGTGACCGCGCAGCAAGCCTTCCTCGTTGAACCCCAGTTTCACGAGCAGGGCGTCGGAGCGCCGGTTGCCCAGGTGGGTCCGCGCGCTCAGCCGCCGGAAGCCCGAGGATGCGGCGAAGGCGATCACCGCGCGCATGGCCTCCAGCGCATAGCCCTGGCCCCAGGCGCCGCGGCCCAGCATGAAACCGATCTCGGCGCGCTTGTGGCGGCGGTCGATGTCGGAGAGATCGCAGGCCCCCAGGAACTCGGCTTCCTCCAGGGTCCAGATGGTCCAGTGGAGGGCGCGCTCGGCCTCGACGTCGGCGACCTGACCCTCGACCACCTCGCGCACCACGTCGGGATCGTCGATCTCGGGCACATCCCAGTGGGCCATGACTTCCGGATCGCTGAGGATCGGGAACAGCAGTTCGGCGTCGGCGGCCTCCAGGGGCCGGAGACTGAGGCGTTCGGTTTCGAGAATCATGGCCTTGCCCGGCAACTGCGACGCCCTAGCTATGGCCTTGCGATCTTCCCAGTGGTAGAGCGCGCGCTTCATTTCGGCGCGGGCGACCGCCCGAACGCATCGGACCATGTCATGCTGCTCGGCATTCTGCTCACCATCCACATCATCGTCTGCATCTCGCTCATCGGCGTGGTGCTGCTGCAGCGCTCCGAAGGCGGCGCGCTCGGCATGGGGGGCGGACCCACCGGATTCATGAGCGCGCGCGGCGCGGGCGACCTGCTCACCCGCATCACCTGGATCCTGGGCAGCATCTTCTTCGTGCTCAGCCTGGTCCTCACCCTGATGGCCGGCCGTGAACGCGGCGCCTCCTCCGTCGTCGACCGCCTGAAGATCGACGCCATCGATCCCAACAGTCTCAACCAGCCGCCCGCCGCCGCCCCGGTCCCACAGGCGCCGACCCAGTCCACCGACGCGCCCGCGCCGCTGACCGCGCCCACCCCCACCGTGCGCAATCCCTTCGCCGGCGAGGAGCCGCAACCGGCCGCGCCCGCGACCGCGCCGCCGCCGTCCAACCCCTGAGTTCAGCGTGATCGTGAAACCATCCCAAGGGCCGCGAAAGCGGCCCTCAAGCCATGTATTGACCAACATGCCGCAAACCGAAGCTGCGCGATCCACAGCTCAATGCGAATCAGAACGGGGCGCCGGCTCCGAATCAGAGCTAACCTGAACGCCCATGACCCGGTACATTTTCATCACCGGCGGCGTGGTCTCCTCCTTGGGAAAAGGTCTCGCGTCCGCCGCCCTCGGCGCCTTGCTGCAAGCGCGCGGCTACGGCGTCCGCCTGCGTAAGCTCGACCCCTATCTGAACGTCGATCCGGGGACCATGAGCCCCTATCAGCACGGCGAGGTCTTCGTGACCGACGACGGCGCCGAGACCGACCTGGACCTGGGTCACTACGAGCGCTTCACCGGGGTCAACGCCACCAAGGCCGACAACATAACCACCGGCCAGATCTACAAGACCATCATCGAGAAGGAGCGGCGCGGCGACTATCTGGGCGCCACCGTCCAGGTGATCCCCCACGTCACTGACGAGATCCGCAACTTCGTGCTGTCCGATCCCGGTGAGGGCGTCGACTTCGTGCTGGTCGAGATCGGCGGCACGGTCGGCGACATCGAGGGCCTGCCGTTCTTCGAGGCGATCCGCCAGCTCGGCCAGGAATTGCCGCGCGGCCACGCCTGCTACATCCACCTGACCCTGCTGCCTTACATCAAGACGGCCGGCGAGATGAAAACCAAGCCGACCCAGCATTCGGTGAAGGAGCTGCGGTCCATCGGCATCCAGCCCGACATACTGCTATGCCGCTGCGAACAGCCCATCCCGGCGAGCGAGCGGCGCAAGATCGGCCTGTTCTGCAATGTCCGCGAAAGCGCCGTGATCCAGGCGATGGACAGCACCAACATCTATCACGTACCGCTGGACTACCACGCCCAGGGCCTGGACCGCGAAGTGCTGGACGTGTTCGGCATGAGCGAGACCGCGCCGGCTCCCGACCTGACCCGCTGGCAGGCGATTTCCGACACGCTCACCAATCCCGACGGCGAGGTGAACGTCGCCATCGTCGGCAAATATACCGGCCTGACCGACGCCTATAAGTCGCTGGTCGAGGCGCTGATCCATGGTGGCGTGGCCAACAATGTCCGGGTCAAGTTCGACTGGATCGAGGGCGAGGCCTTCGAACGGGAGGAGGGCCTGATCTCCGAGCGCCTGACCGGCGTGCATGCCGTTCTGGTCCCCGGCGCATTCGGGGAGCGCGGATCTGAAGGGATGATCCGCGCCGTCCAGTTCGCCCGCGAGCATGAGGTGCCGTATTTCGGCGTCTGTTTCGGCATGCAGATGGCCATGATCGAGGCCGCCCGGAATTTGGCTGGCATCAAGCACGCCTCGTCCACCGAGTTCGGCCCGACATCGGAGCCCATTGTCGGACTGATGACCGAATGGACCCGGGGCAACGAGCGTGAGGTCCGCAAGGAGGGCGACGCCCTGGGCGGCACCATGCGCCTGGGGGCCTATGAGGCGGTCCTGTCGCCCGGCTCCAAGGTCGCCGAGATCTATGGCGGCCTCGCCATCAGCGAGCGCCACAGGCACCGCTACGAGGTCAATATCGAGTACCGCGACGCCATCGAACGCACCGGCCTCGCGTTCTCGGGCCTGTCGCCCGACGGGGTCCTGCCGGAGATCTGCGAGCGGGCAGACCATCCCTGGTTCGTCGGCGTGCAGTTCCACCCCGAGCTGAAGAGCCGGCCGTTCGACCCGCACCCGCTGTTCGCCAGTTTCATCGGCGCGGCCAAGGAGCGGAGCCGGCTGGTCTAGGCGGGAGTTCTGGGCCAGGCTCGCGGTATGCTCACCCGAGACGATGTCCGCCGCCTGGCGCTCGCCCTGCCGGAGGGCTACGAGGCCGACCATCACGGCATCCCGTCGTTCCGGGTGAACAAGAAGATCTACTGCACGGTCCACCTGGATCGGCCGCGAATCGTCTTGAAGCTGGATCGGGAGGATCAGCTCAACCTGGTCGCCGGCCATCCGGGGATCGTCGTCGAGGCCGAATGGTATCCCCAGCACGGCTGGACCTATGTCTGGTTTGAGAAAACCGACGTCGACACCTTGGCTTTGCTGCTGAAATTGGCCTGGTCCAATGTGGCGCCGAAGCGGCTCGTGAAGCTGTTTTCGGGCGACGCTTGAAACGGAGCAGGGTTTGGGGCATACACCCGCGCTCACGTCGGCGGCCGGTCGTTCGGCCGCCGTCTCTATTTTCCACGCCTGCGAGATCCTCCCATGGCCGTTCCGAAACGCAAAGTATCCCCGTCGCGGCGCAACATGCGGCGCTCGCACCACGCCCTGGGCGCCAACTCCTTCGTCGAAGACAAGGAAACCGGCGAACTGAAGCGTCCGCACCACATCGATCTGAAGACCGGCATGTACAAGGGTCGTCAGGTCATCACGCCGAAGGAAGACTAGTCTTCCCGTCCGGCGCGTCGCTTCCCGCGGCGAAAGGCAATTCCCACCGCCCCCAGGCCTGGCCTGCGGGGCGGTTTTGCTTTGCGGTCAGCCCTGGCCGCGACCCCGCGCCTGGATTCCGGCGCGGCGGGCCTCGACCATCTCGGGGGTCACGTGTCGGTTGTGGACCGTGGAACGGGCGTGCTCCAGCTCCAGGCCACGGCGTAGCGACAGCTCGTACCCGTCGTCGATCATCGCCTTGTAGGTGACCAGCATGTCGGCCTCGATGGTGGCCATCTCCGCCGCCAGCTTCAGCGCCGCCGGCATGAGCTCGGCGGGCTCGACGACGCGATTGGCCAGGCCCCACTCATAGGCGGTCTTGGCGTCGAGGAAGTTGCCGCTGAGCGACAGCTCCTTGGCGCGATAGGGGCCGATCGTGCGCGAGAGCTTCTGCGAGAGGCCCCACCCCGGCGTGATGCCGACACGGGCATGGGTGTCGGCGAACCGGGCGTTGGTCGAGCAGATCAGTACGTCGCAGGCGAGCGCCAGTTCGAAGCCGCCCGTGATGGCCACGCCGTTGATGGCGCCGATCACCGGCTTCTTGCAGGCGATCACCGCCCAGGCGGGGTTCTCGGTGGGTTCGACGGCGTTGGCGGCGCGCAGGCCGTCCGGGTCGCCGCCCAGCTCCTTGAGGTCCAGGCCCGCGGTGAAGGCCCGTTCGCCGGCCCCTGTCAGGACGATGACCCGCACCTCGGGATCGGCCTCCAGGGCCAGCAGCCCCCTATGCAGTTCCGCGCGCAAGGCCTTGGAGAGCGCGTTCATGGCCTCGGGCCGGTTCAGGGTCACGACGGCGACGCCGTCGGCGTTCTTTTCGATGAGCAGCATGGGCTCATCAATCGGACCGCCTCGGGTCAAGTCAAGGCGCGCCGGTCTGAAGCAGCCGCACGGTCAAGGCCTCTACGGGGGTCTGGTCCTCTCCCAGCGAGAAGGCCGCGGCGGTCCGCTTCGGGCCGTCCATTCGCCGGTAGACTGCCACCACGCTGCCCGGGCCGCCGCCAGTGTGGCCTGCCGCGATCCAGCCCTCAGGGGTCGTCGGACACATGAGGCCCAGGCCGTAGGCGGCCCCGGACCAGGGTGGGCGATTGTGCTCGGGCAGTTGGCGCCGCGCCGCCATCAGGGCGCGGGAGACTTCCGACAGCGGTGATCGCGCTCCCAGCAGGCCGTCCAGCAGGACCGCGGCGGACCTCAGGGGGCCCACGAACAGGCCGTGATAGACCCAGCGGGGGTCGTAGCCGCGCGCCGCGCCCATCTCGACCTTGTCCAGGTCGCTGGCGGCCGTCGCCAGGCGCGAGTCCTCGACGCCCAGCGGCGCGAACACCAGGTCGCGCGCGGCCTGGCCCAGATCGCCGCCATGGGCCTGTTCGATCCGTTCACGGGCGTACATGTAACCGATGTTCGAATAGGACCAGCCCTGGCCGGCGACGAACAGCGGCTGTTCGGCCTTGGCCCGGTCGAGCATCTCCTCGCGGCCCCAGGGCGTCGCGCCCCGCGCCACGTCGCGATGATAGGTGTCCACCCAGCCGTAGTCGCGCAAGCCGGCCTCGTGGCGTAGCAGGTCGCCCAGCCGGTGGCCCTCCCGTTGATCGTCGAGGGACAGCCGCCCCTGTTCGACCAGGCGCAGGGCTGTGGCGGCGATGAGGGTCTTGCCGAAGCTCCACCACGGTACGACGAGGTCGCCGCACATGTCGGCGACGGGCTTTCCGTCCTCCAGCAGGATGAAGGCCTGGGTCACGCGGGCCAGAACGTCACGAA
This genomic stretch from Phenylobacterium sp. LH3H17 harbors:
- the trpD gene encoding anthranilate phosphoribosyltransferase, whose protein sequence is MSDAFKPLLGRLADGGTLTEDDAGEFFAACLRGEPTPAQVAAAVTAMRMRGETIGEITACARAMRKAAVHLELPYETMDVCGTGGDGLHTLNISTAVGFVVAGGGIKVAKHGNRALSSKSGAADVLGELGVNISASAIRQRQALDEAGICFMFAQAHHGAMRHVSPIRAELGFRTIFNLLGPLTNPAGAQRQVMGVFADRWVEPLARVLGALGSTRAWVVHGGGMDEMTTTGETSVAEFRDGQVRLFTVTPEAVGLPRSALADLTGGSPAENAAALSHLLDGAKGPYRDIVLLNAAAAFLVGDQVETLRDGVELAAQVIDDGRAKATLAKLVAVTNVP
- a CDS encoding aminodeoxychorismate/anthranilate synthase component II: MILVIDNYDSFTYNLVHYLNELGAETLVYRNDALSVQEALGLHPQGVLLSPGPCTPNEAGICLPLLRAAPADLPILGVCLGHQAIGQAYGGDVVRAKQVMHGKTSAISHTGKGIFKGVPNPFTATRYHSLSVDRDTLPAELEVTAWTEDGEIMGFAHRTRPVHGVQFHPESIATEGGHLMLANFLELAGVTPLEVA
- the trpE gene encoding anthranilate synthase component I, which codes for MTIEPAFADFEAKYAQGAPQVVWTRLIDDLETPVSAYLKIAHGRPYAFLFESVEGGAHRGRYSVIAMKPDLVWRCRGDKAEIAVGPDIETGRFQSQAGGALDSLRDLVARSRLDLPEGLPPMSAGVFGAIGYDMIRLVERLPNVNPDPLDLPDGLMTRPSMVAIFDAIAQEIVLVTTVRPSEITAKAAYEDAKARLAEVMADLRGSAPPLAGDGVAQPDRFTTPVSREDYHRIVARAKDYILAGDIFQVVPSHRFRAPFALDPFALYRSLRRTNPSPFLFYLNFGDFQLAGSSPEILVRLRDGKITIRPIAGTRPRGATPEEDRRLEAELIADPKERAEHLMLLDLGRNDVGRVAMLKSSGANEPPQPSRGPRVRVTGSFFVERYSHVMHLVSNVEGDAPEGLDPVDVLMAALPAGTLSGAPKVRAMEIIDELEIEKRGIAYAGAVGYFGADGSVDTCIVLRTACFKDGTMYVQAGGGVVADSDPDAEYDETLHKARALRQAAQEAWRFV
- a CDS encoding peptidyl-prolyl cis-trans isomerase; the protein is MLAATRRFAKSWVAAVLIGLLVVSFAIFGINDVFKGNFSNDVITAGSRGVSAADFKREFDQFRKNAEQEMGQPVTVEMAVENRVDARVLEELASREAFGELLYKAGIRPSDGLMEKEIRKIQAFFNPISGAFDKALYQQRLNEAGLTPEKFDTIMRDEIAQSHAISAMVNGLRVPRAYTALGAVYSLEARDVGYFPIDPRSVEQPKLPTDAQLTAFMKQNEAQLTRPELRILTVVAFSPAMIQGVLPIDEAEVQKRFEFRKDTLAKAETRSLIQIPAKDAAAARTIAARLAKGEDAGAIAKSLGVEAITYVDKPRTAVADPRVGQAAFALKAGEVSGPIQGALGFAVIRVDKITPGQTVTLDQIRPQIEAELRKDAASEKVYALSQAYEDARAEGANLPDAAKKAGVPAMTVGPVTAQGTGAQGQPVPGLTPKILEAAFGLPAGGESDIQEIGNGEYFAVRVDRVIPKSMPPLAEIKPQLIRVWMMQELVKRMQAKADTFVARLNKGETLEAVATAAGSKVARVVGLDRQNAGQSQALSRDALMKAFGAKPGEVFVAQDPRFGLVVAKLEGVRAPPPANLARITEETRPQMTMGLFREVGETARRAAREEVKVKIYPDKARAALGLPPLEKDSKAGGAGKAEKSK
- the tpiA gene encoding triose-phosphate isomerase, whose product is MTAPTPLIAGNWKMNGVAASLAEALATAAGLGETTTRVAICPPATLTDRAAAALKDTKVLVGGQDCRAETSGAFTGDVSAAMLADAGASLVILGHSERRAGYGETDALVAAKTSAALTAGLEPIVCVGETLDERKAGKALQIVTGQVRGSLPAELAGKAFSVAYEPVWAIGTGLTPSTAEIEEVHVAIRATLVEMFGDHGKTPAILYGGSVKPSNAAEILHAAEVGGALVGGASLKAEDFLAIIRAL
- a CDS encoding VOC family protein, whose amino-acid sequence is MTQNPITLAGFDHIVLRIRDKAAMVAFYSDVLGASVDWDRPELGLTHLRIGDDLIDLVTIDGRLGSMGGAAPGVEGRNLDHFCLRVRPFDEAAIRAYLAAHGVKVVDEGERYGADGDGFSLYLQDPEGNTVELKGPSV
- a CDS encoding GNAT family N-acetyltransferase, with amino-acid sequence MKRALYHWEDRKAIARASQLPGKAMILETERLSLRPLEAADAELLFPILSDPEVMAHWDVPEIDDPDVVREVVEGQVADVEAERALHWTIWTLEEAEFLGACDLSDIDRRHKRAEIGFMLGRGAWGQGYALEAMRAVIAFAASSGFRRLSARTHLGNRRSDALLVKLGFNEEGLLRGHVLRDGERRDCRLFGLLL
- the secG gene encoding preprotein translocase subunit SecG; its protein translation is MLLGILLTIHIIVCISLIGVVLLQRSEGGALGMGGGPTGFMSARGAGDLLTRITWILGSIFFVLSLVLTLMAGRERGASSVVDRLKIDAIDPNSLNQPPAAAPVPQAPTQSTDAPAPLTAPTPTVRNPFAGEEPQPAAPATAPPPSNP
- a CDS encoding CTP synthase; this translates as MTRYIFITGGVVSSLGKGLASAALGALLQARGYGVRLRKLDPYLNVDPGTMSPYQHGEVFVTDDGAETDLDLGHYERFTGVNATKADNITTGQIYKTIIEKERRGDYLGATVQVIPHVTDEIRNFVLSDPGEGVDFVLVEIGGTVGDIEGLPFFEAIRQLGQELPRGHACYIHLTLLPYIKTAGEMKTKPTQHSVKELRSIGIQPDILLCRCEQPIPASERRKIGLFCNVRESAVIQAMDSTNIYHVPLDYHAQGLDREVLDVFGMSETAPAPDLTRWQAISDTLTNPDGEVNVAIVGKYTGLTDAYKSLVEALIHGGVANNVRVKFDWIEGEAFEREEGLISERLTGVHAVLVPGAFGERGSEGMIRAVQFAREHEVPYFGVCFGMQMAMIEAARNLAGIKHASSTEFGPTSEPIVGLMTEWTRGNEREVRKEGDALGGTMRLGAYEAVLSPGSKVAEIYGGLAISERHRHRYEVNIEYRDAIERTGLAFSGLSPDGVLPEICERADHPWFVGVQFHPELKSRPFDPHPLFASFIGAAKERSRLV
- a CDS encoding MmcQ/YjbR family DNA-binding protein, encoding MLTRDDVRRLALALPEGYEADHHGIPSFRVNKKIYCTVHLDRPRIVLKLDREDQLNLVAGHPGIVVEAEWYPQHGWTYVWFEKTDVDTLALLLKLAWSNVAPKRLVKLFSGDA
- the rpmF gene encoding 50S ribosomal protein L32, with the translated sequence MAVPKRKVSPSRRNMRRSHHALGANSFVEDKETGELKRPHHIDLKTGMYKGRQVITPKED
- a CDS encoding enoyl-CoA hydratase; this translates as MLLIEKNADGVAVVTLNRPEAMNALSKALRAELHRGLLALEADPEVRVIVLTGAGERAFTAGLDLKELGGDPDGLRAANAVEPTENPAWAVIACKKPVIGAINGVAITGGFELALACDVLICSTNARFADTHARVGITPGWGLSQKLSRTIGPYRAKELSLSGNFLDAKTAYEWGLANRVVEPAELMPAALKLAAEMATIEADMLVTYKAMIDDGYELSLRRGLELEHARSTVHNRHVTPEMVEARRAGIQARGRGQG